In Desulfovibrio sp. TomC, the sequence GCTGTGGCCAAAAAAACGCAGCGGCAGGGAGGTGAGCCGGGAAAAGGTGCGCGAGGCCACGCGCACGTCGATGCGGGCGGCGGCATGGAGCAAGAGCACGCCGCGCAGGTAGGTGAACCCGGCCTCGAAGGCCAGGGCGGCCAGCATGCCGAAGCTTAAGACCTGCAAGGTGGCCAGCCCCTTGTGGGTGAGCACCTTGTCGATGACGATCTGGAAATAGATGGGCATGGCCAGGGCCAGGACATAGAGCATGAGCGCGGCCACGGCGGCGTCGGTAAATTCCCGGCGGTGGCGCAGGATTTCCGGCACAAACCAGCCCAGGCCAAAGGGCTGGTGCTCATCGGTCAGGCTGTAGACGCGCTTTAGGAGCATGGCCCGGCCATCCCAACGCTCAAGCAGGCTGGCCAGGGGCAGGGCGTCGCGGCTTGGTGGCAGCTTGACCGGGTCCACCACGTCCACGAGCAGGCCGTCCTGGCCGGGCTGGCACCCGGCCAGGACCAGGGCCGAGCCGTCGCGCAAAAAGGCCAGGACCGGAAACGCGCCGCCAAGCTGGCCCATATCGTCCGGGGAAAGCGTGCGCAATTCGGCCCGAAGCCCCTCGGCCAGGGCCACGGCCAGCAGTTCTTCCGGGGTCGGTTCGGCGTCGTGAAACCCATGGGCCTCGGCCAGCGATTCATGGGCCAGGGGCAGGCCGTAATGGCGGCCGATCAGGGCCAGGGCGCGCAGGGCCGGGCGGGTGAGCCTCGGTTCGGCCAACAGGACAACCCCGCCATGGCTTTTGGCAAAGCTCTCGCTGTCCACCTCAAAGGAGCCGGCCGTGCGCGACAGGGGATCGGCCACCCGCACGACGGTCCCGGCCGCGTCGCTGCGAAGGCCGAGCACCACCACGCTGTTGCCGTTTATAAGCCGGGCCAGCAGCGGAAACCGGCCAAGGGCGGCCATGGCCGGGACGTCGAGTTCGGCCAGACGGGCCGAAAGGCCGGCATCGGCCGCCATGGCCACCAGGGTCTCGGTGTCCGGTTCGGCCGCGCCCAGGCCGTAGCGATCGGCCGCAGCGGCCGGATCGAAGGAAAGTCCGTACGCGTCGGCCACGGCCTTGAGGCAGGTAAGGGCTGTTTGCATGGACGACCGGCCGTGTCGGCGGCGGGGTTGGATTGCGGTCCGAGTGCGCCGGCAGACGGTGCAATCGGACCGCGCCGGGCCGAGGCGAAAATAGGGCAAATCCGCGCCCTGGGCAAGGTCGGGCGGCAGCCGGCTTGCCCTTTGCAGACAGGGGGCGTAGAGAATCGGGCATCATCAACTTACTCACGGGGGCACAGGCTTATGAACGTGCTGATCGTCTACTATTCGCTATACGGCCATATCGCGGCCATGGCCCAGGCTGTGGCTGAAGGCGTCAATCAGGTGCCCGGGATGGTGGCGACGCTGCGCCGCGTCCCCGAGACCCTGCCCGAGGACGTCATTGAGAAGATGGGGGCGAAGCAGGCCCAGAAGGCCCAGTCCCACGTGCCGGTCTGCACCCTGGAAGAGTTGGAGTCGGCCGAAGCCATCATTTTCGGCACGCCCACCCGGTTTGGCAACATGTGCGGCCAGATGCGCCAGTTTCTCGATTCCACCGGCCAGATATGGAATCGCGGCGGCCTCGTCGGCAAGCCCGGCGGCGTGTTTTGCTCCACGGCCACCCAGCATGGCGGCCAGGAAACCACGCTCATGTCCTCCATTCAGACCCTGCTCCACCATGGCATGGTGGTGGTGGGCCTGCCCTACGCCTTTGCCGGCCAGATGCGCGTCGATGAAATTACCGGCGGCTCCCCCTACGGCGCAACCACCATTGCCAGCGGCGACGGTTCGCGGATGCCGAGTGAAAACGAGCTGGACGCTGCCCGTTTCCAGGGCAAACATATCGCCACGATCACCCAGAAACTGCGCAGCTGAGGCTGCCGCACCGCAAAGCTGTGCGGTTTGGATCTGACAGACGGCCCGGACTGGCGCTGCGGCAGCCGGGCCGTGTCGTGAAAAAAAGAACGAACCTGCATTCCCAACGTGCCCGGCCCTTTACACCAGCCTGGAAAAGCGTCACTGATCGGAATGCCTGCAGTACCCCAACGGCTTTCGGGAGACGACGTGAGTTCCACGCTTCCCAACCTCGCCTGCCAGGGCGAAACTGCCGTGGAAAACGGCTTGGGCGGCCGGCCGCCGCGCATCCTCATCGTAGAAGACGAACGGGTGGTGGCCCTTGACCTCAAGGGCATCCTGCGGCGACTGGGCTACACCCTGGCCGGAATCACGGCCTGCGGCGCCGAGGCCGTGGAGTTGTGCGGGACACTCGCTCCCGACCTCGTGCTCATGGACATCTTCCTTGGCGGGGCCATGGACGGCATCGAAGCCGCCTGCGTCATCCAGACCGAGTGCGATATCCCGGTCATCTACCTCACCTCCCACACCGATCAGGTCACCTTGCAACGGGCCAAACGCACCGCCCCCTATGGCTATGTGTTAAAGCCCGTGGACGAGGACTGGCTGCGCACGGCGGTGGAGGTGGCCCTTTACAAGCACCACACCGAACGGGCCTTGCGCCAAAGCGAACAGCGCTACCGCGAACTGTTCAGCGGGATGATAAACGCCTTCCTGCTGCTGGAGCAATTGCCCGGCGCGGGGGCGGCCCGGGATTTCCGCATCCTCGACGCCAACCCGGCCTTTGAGCACGCCACGGGACTCACCTGCGCCGACATCATCGGCCACACCCTGGGCGAGGTCCTGCCCGGCATCGAATCGTTCTGGATTGACACCCTGGAGGCCATCGCCC encodes:
- the wrbA gene encoding NAD(P)H:quinone oxidoreductase gives rise to the protein MNVLIVYYSLYGHIAAMAQAVAEGVNQVPGMVATLRRVPETLPEDVIEKMGAKQAQKAQSHVPVCTLEELESAEAIIFGTPTRFGNMCGQMRQFLDSTGQIWNRGGLVGKPGGVFCSTATQHGGQETTLMSSIQTLLHHGMVVVGLPYAFAGQMRVDEITGGSPYGATTIASGDGSRMPSENELDAARFQGKHIATITQKLRS